The Candidatus Eisenbacteria bacterium genome includes the window GTGCAGCCGTGATCTTTGAAGCACTTGTCATGTTGAGCACAGCACTGAAGAACACAAGGAGTCTCCAGCCCTCCGGGAACCCAGTCACAGCCCGGAGAATCCAATCCAAGATAATCGATTCTCGATGCGGGACTATTGTGCACAAAAAGGTAGAGCGGCTTTATGGCTGGATTGTGCAGGAGCGCTTCAAGCGATTTCCGAGCCTTCCATTCTTCGATCGATCTCGCCTCAAAGGCTTGGGATTGGTGCTCTGCTGCCACAGCCTTGCAGCCGCATTCCCTGTCACCAATTCCACCACAATGAGTATGTCCGATATCCGATGGTGAATCGTCCTTTAACCAAGAACCACATGAGACGTAGAACCCCTTCTCCCCGACGGGGTCTCGGCTAGTAAACCTCCCCAGCCCCGGTGAGTAGTATCTGTAGCCGTAGTAGAGCAGTCCGGTTTCCGTGTCGGTGTACTTGGAAGAGAAGCGGATATTGTTTGCCGCAGCCAGGGCGCCGGAGGAGGCGAGAAGCTTACCGTAGGGGTTGTACTGGTAGCGGGCCACGACCGCGCCGGAGGCGCCCGTGAGCGCCA containing:
- a CDS encoding RHS repeat-associated core domain-containing protein, with translation ALTGASGAVVARYQYNPYGKLLASSGALAAANNIRFSSKYTDTETGLLYYGYRYYSPGLGRFTSRDPVGEKGFYVSCGSWLKDDSPSDIGHTHCGGIGDRECGCKAVAAEHQSQAFEARSIEEWKARKSLEALLHNPAIKPLYLFVHNSPASRIDYLGLDSPGCDWVPGGLETPCVLQCCAQHDKCFKDHGCTASSWVNPCASKKCKQCNSDAKSCVTGCGTSKKDDPNKPNYYCGKCGVFFDDPKSPHMQHSTN